From the genome of Glycine max cultivar Williams 82 chromosome 2, Glycine_max_v4.0, whole genome shotgun sequence, one region includes:
- the LOC100803592 gene encoding cyanidin 3-O-glucoside 5-O-glucosyltransferase (acyl-glucose) → MKIWLDLLGQRTGTNSSLQDVSRVKYLHGYIGGVLDALRDGSNIKGYFAWSFLDVFELLAGYKSSFGLYYVDRNDPELKRYPKLSAKWYSRFLKGSIELQKDASLVSVGHLFQ, encoded by the exons ATGAAAATTTGGCTTGACTTGTTAGGTCAACGGACAGGGACAAATTCATCACTTCAAGATGTGTCAAGGGTGAAATACTTGCATGGATACATTGGTGGGGTGCTTGATGCCTTGAG AGATGGATCAAACATAAAGGGGTATTTTGCATGGTCTTTTCTGGACGTATTCGAATTGTTGGCTGGATATAAATCGAGCTTCGGACTATACTATGTTGATAGAAATGATCCAGAACTGAAGAGATACCCAAAACTATCTGCAAAATGGTACAGCAGGTTTTTGAAGGGAAGTATTGAACTCCAGAAGGATGCATCACTTGTTTCTGTTGGCCATTTATTTCAGTAG